One region of Chlamydia psittaci 6BC genomic DNA includes:
- the tkt gene encoding transketolase, protein MVNREVDIDILEKVSGTLKQLSIEIIQKAGSGHPGLPLGCAELAAYLYSYVLRHNPKDPLWIDRDRFVLSAGHGSALLYACLHLAGYDVSLEDLQQFRQLHSRTPGHPEFGETEGVEATTGPLGQGVGNAVGMALSMKMLGIRFNRPEHEIFNGKVYCLAGDGCMMEGVSHEVCSFAGTLGLDNLVVIYDYNNIVLDGFLGEVSSEDVKKRFESYGWDVYEVDGYDFLGIHETFVKVKQSQQRPVLIIAHTVIGHGSPKEGSHKAHGSPLGEAGVEQTKRFWHLPEEKFFISPVVKSFFSNKLHEDRKVQEEWQDNFRVWSRLFPDLYQEFLSLKSPLSSEQLERILDDIAMPENIAGRAASNKIIQDLAKNIPSLIGGSADLSSSDGTWITDAKDINSHDFSGRNIKYGVREFGMGAIMNGLAYSQVFRPFGGTFLVFSDYLRNAIRLAALAKLPVIYQFTHDSIFVGEDGPTHQPIEQIMSLRAIPGLQVIRPGDANEVKGAWHAALRYAGPTALILSRQNLPTLSQTNRSFKEGVGRGAYIVLKETQGKPDYTLFATGSELHLALAVAQELIHLDKKVRVISFPCWELFEQQDFEYRESVIGGDLGLRVSIEAGSALGWYKYIGSNGLAIAMDRFGYSGAPADVAEACGFTADCILQRILSQ, encoded by the coding sequence ATGGTGAACAGAGAAGTAGATATAGATATCTTGGAAAAGGTCTCAGGAACTCTTAAACAATTGAGTATAGAGATCATTCAAAAAGCTGGTTCTGGTCATCCGGGATTACCTTTAGGTTGTGCGGAACTTGCCGCTTACCTGTACAGTTATGTTTTAAGACACAACCCAAAAGATCCGTTATGGATTGATAGAGATCGTTTTGTCTTGTCTGCAGGGCATGGTTCAGCTTTGCTATACGCCTGTCTTCATCTTGCTGGGTATGATGTCTCTTTAGAGGATCTTCAGCAATTTCGTCAGTTGCATTCTCGGACTCCTGGTCATCCAGAATTTGGAGAGACGGAGGGCGTTGAAGCAACTACAGGACCTTTAGGCCAAGGAGTAGGTAATGCTGTAGGTATGGCTTTATCTATGAAGATGCTTGGAATTCGCTTTAATCGTCCTGAGCACGAAATTTTTAATGGTAAAGTATACTGCCTGGCTGGTGATGGATGTATGATGGAAGGCGTTAGCCATGAAGTCTGCAGCTTCGCAGGAACCTTAGGTTTAGACAATCTTGTCGTGATTTATGACTATAACAATATTGTCTTAGATGGTTTTTTAGGAGAAGTCAGCTCAGAAGATGTAAAAAAACGTTTTGAGTCTTACGGTTGGGATGTTTATGAAGTCGATGGGTACGATTTCTTAGGCATTCATGAAACGTTTGTGAAAGTTAAGCAATCTCAGCAGCGTCCTGTATTAATCATTGCACACACAGTCATTGGGCATGGCTCTCCTAAAGAAGGCAGCCATAAGGCACATGGATCTCCTTTAGGAGAAGCTGGTGTGGAACAGACAAAACGTTTCTGGCATCTGCCTGAAGAGAAGTTTTTCATTTCTCCTGTAGTAAAGTCCTTCTTTTCTAATAAGTTGCATGAAGATCGTAAAGTTCAAGAAGAATGGCAAGATAATTTTCGTGTTTGGTCTCGTCTATTCCCTGACTTGTATCAAGAGTTTCTTTCATTAAAATCACCTCTCTCTTCAGAACAATTAGAGAGAATACTCGACGATATAGCCATGCCTGAGAACATAGCTGGACGTGCGGCATCGAACAAGATTATTCAAGATTTAGCTAAGAATATCCCTTCTCTTATTGGAGGATCAGCAGACCTATCGAGTTCTGATGGGACTTGGATAACTGACGCTAAAGATATTAATAGCCACGATTTCTCGGGTAGAAACATTAAGTATGGTGTTCGAGAATTTGGTATGGGAGCTATTATGAATGGCCTCGCTTACTCACAAGTGTTTCGACCTTTTGGAGGCACATTCTTAGTATTTTCTGATTATCTAAGGAATGCTATTCGCTTGGCTGCTTTAGCAAAATTACCCGTGATTTATCAATTTACCCACGACTCGATTTTTGTTGGGGAGGATGGTCCTACCCATCAACCTATAGAACAAATTATGTCGTTACGAGCAATTCCAGGTTTGCAAGTTATCCGCCCTGGGGATGCTAATGAAGTTAAGGGAGCTTGGCATGCGGCATTGCGTTATGCCGGTCCCACAGCTTTGATACTTTCTCGGCAAAATTTACCTACACTATCGCAAACAAATAGATCTTTTAAAGAAGGTGTCGGCCGAGGAGCCTACATTGTTTTAAAAGAGACTCAAGGGAAACCAGATTATACTTTATTTGCTACAGGATCAGAGTTGCATTTAGCTCTAGCTGTGGCACAAGAGCTAATCCATTTGGATAAAAAAGTCCGTGTAATTTCTTTCCCTTGTTGGGAGTTATTCGAACAGCAAGATTTTGAATACCGAGAAAGTGTGATCGGTGGCGATTTAGGTTTAAGAGTATCTATAGAGGCAGGATCTGCATTGGGTTGGTATAAATATATCGGTTCGAATGGCTTAGCTATTGCTATGGATAGATTTGGTTATTCTGGAGCTCCCGCTGATGTAGCGGAAGCTTGTGGATTTACTGCAGATTGCATTTTACAGAGAATTCTTTCTCAATAA